GGGCGGTTGCTGCCGGGCACGGAGCAACTCGCTGAGGGTGCTGTTGAAGCCCTTCAAAGCAGGTTGCGGCGGTTTGTCTTGTGCCAGAATGGCAGGCGTTGCGAAGGCGAGCAAAAGCAAGCCGGCGAGGCATCGCATTTGGCGGCTCGCTTGCCGTCGGCAGCTTCGCGTGCTGCCGAAGCATTCCAGCCAAAATATAGAATCGCGCCGCTCACCGAAACGGCGCAGAGGATTGTTCGTGCGTCGAGACATCCGTTCACCTTCACGTTCATCGGCTGGTTGAGTGATTGTTCATTGCGCGAGTGCGATTAATGCCCCGGCCGCCTCGATCCCACGCAGCCTGATCATCCATCATCGGCAGGAAAGGCACGACCGCCCGGGCTGACCACTGATCTTTGGTAATGTTTGGAGCGGGCCGGCAGATGAGCCGCGCCATTGTCGCCTTAGCCGAGAGGCGGCGCGCGATTGGAGAGAATGAGGAACACTCCGTTAGAGGTGGGCTCTGAAATGAACATTTTCAGACTTACAGGCTTGGGACAGAGATCGGAAGGTATCGAGACGGGCCCTATACCGGCAACCAGATTGTGCTGCAAGCAGCACGACATGCAGCACGTACCGTTGTTGGCCCCAGATGGTTTGCTTGAGTCGCCACCGCGGCTTGCCTCAACGCTACAGGCTGCGAACCTCGGAAGGCGTTGCTCGCTGCCGTGATGGTGGGTGATGGTCACCAGAATGGAGTGCGCCACAAGCAGCAGCAGCAAGATCGCTCTTGCCAACGACCTGGCTTTGCTGGCCCTTGCATATTTGCCGAGCACTCTCAAAATTGGTGTCCTCTTTGATTCGGGATGGAAAGTCAATTAAACAGCAAGGCGGTTGTGCCGTCAATGAAAGGCAGATCGGTAAGCTGTAGCGCCGGGTTGCTCAGAATCAAAGACCGGTCAAATTTGCCGGGGATAGTTCCTGAGGCGCGACCATTATTTCCCCGTTCTATCCTTTCATTTCTTGATCCCGAAGAAGCGCACATGCTCGCGCTTCGTTACTTTGCCTGTCTGCCCTTTACTATCTGCAAACTGTAGTTCGCCCCGCGCCACATCAGCCTCCGTATCCTTATTCGTCGAAACCCGAACCCGATAGCTACCTCGCTTAGTGACGGTTAGCAGAGCGTATGGCGTGTCGATCTCAAGCACCGTGCCCCTCTCGAACGTGCCCACGATAACGAACACCTCTCCCTGTGAAATGTCGAAATGCATCTGGTCGGGACTTTCTTCATAGACACTCACCTGAGAATGAGCGGCGACCTGAAAGTATGAACCCACATTAAGAGACCATTCGGCCCGCCCCTGGTCACCCGTCACCACGACATCACCTGAAGAGAGCCTTTTACCTATTCGCAACGGCAGCAGAGATGATTCGCCGCGTCGTTTGAGCCACACGTTGCCATCAACACGAGTGACATCTCCTGCGCGGGCGGAGACGATCAATGAGGGCAATTGTGACTGCGAATGATCGGGGCTTTGACCATATCCTCTCAGTGAAACGAGCAAGTCAAGCATGGCCAGTAATAGGATTGGGTTCCTTGCGCCTTGCAACATATTTACTCCTAGATTTTAAATCATCTTTGGCCCCGAGCGGCTGCGGATAACTTCATTACAGCACCAGCACATAGAAGATACCTGCCACTTACTATTGATCTACTTCATTCTTGAAAGTTAGCCGGGCCTCGACGATGCTCTTTGGGTTGATGGCATCCGAGAGGTGAAGCGTAGGCAGCGCATCCGGTATAGAAAGGGCGCATGGCCTCTTTGACCATGCGCCCCGCTTTGTTTGGGTTGCACCGACCCGGGCGGCGCCAACCATGCCGGCGCGAACTGCATTCAATAGAGCGTGTCGCCACCTAAACCTTCAGGCGTTCCTACTCTATACTTGGCCTACTACCTTCTACGGCTTGACCTTTGCCGTAAAGACTTCCTCCATCCCTAGTCCTCGGCTGCACCCGCTAATTCTATCGAGCTGACGACGGCTGTCAGTCCAGACGGGGTACGAAATGCCCCCGTATGACACAAGCCCCTCATAGTCTCCTTGCTGATTCCCATAGTTAATCCCCTGGCACGGAAACACGCCACCGCAGTCATGTTCGTTTGAACTCTGCGTTGATACACGCACGTTTGGCGACAGCCATGAACGCCCGCCGTCTCTCGACTGCGAGAGGTATACGTCCGTCATATAGCGAAAGCCGGTCGTGTCATTGCGTGTATCATAGAACGAAACGTTCACGTCGCCGGTGACCGGATCGACCGACATCCAATGATTGAAGCGATCCACAGCTATTGGCAGCGTGTCGGCTACGGTGCGAGGCTGCGACCATGTTGATCCTTTATCATCAGAGTAGGAGAGGTATATATCGGTCGTGCCAGTTGGCGTCTTATCTATCCAGGAGCAGTATAGCCGGCCACGGAAAGGTCCCTGCGAGCGGTCCACATCCAGCACCGGGTACACCAGCGCGGCACGGAATGATTCAGCCGGAATTGCAATATCGAACGGAATGACTTTCGGCGCGACGACGCGCTGTTGATCCCATGTCTTCCCGCCGTCGAACGAGCGGTTGAAAGCAATTACGTTGGCGCTGTAATCGTTCCAGCTGACGTAAAGTTCACCGCTAGTCCCGACCGCAGGCGACGCGCCAATTGAACGGCCCGGGCCTGAAGGATCATCGGCGCGGGTTACATTGAAGGAGGCTCCATGATTGGTTGAGCTTCCTACGCGAATGCCGCCGCCCGCCGAGCCGCCCGCCGCCGCGTCCCAGGCAATGTAGACATTGTCCCTGAACGGACTGCCGAGATTCGTGTCCGCTGTGATCATCGGCTTGTCGTTGAAATGATTGCTGCCGTTCTCAAAGGAGAAGAAGGTGACTGCCGAGTAAGTCTTGCCGCCATCGGTGGAGCGCGCAACTGCCATTTCGCTGCCATTGACGCCGCTGCCATTGCCAAAGTAGACAACGATATATCCATAGAAGAGGTTGTTCTGGGTATCAAACGCGAGAGTCGGGTCGGAGCCGAAGTCTATGCCATTGGCCCCCTTTGGTGGCGGCAGTGGCAGGTCTACGCCGCCCCAGCTCGACCCGCCATTTGCGGAAAAGTAGCTAGTACGGCTTAATACGATTTTGTGACCTAAATTGTGACCCGATCCAAGCCATTGCCTGCCGCAGATGATTAATTAACGGCTCAATGGCTAAGGATGCGGCGATCAGCTAGCATTTCAGAGCCTCCCAAGTATGAGGTTTGGTCACTGAAATACTTCCGAGGCCGCCGCGCTGTGGTCAACTCCGCAGCGCGGCTTTTCACTCAAACCAGATCATTTCGATTTATGACCACGTCTTGATTAATTCTGGATCAATATTGTAAAAGCCGGTCACGTCGTAACGACTCACGTCCGTTCGCATCAGTCGCAGAGTTCTATTCAGTCGGAAGTAGGTTGAATGGCTTTTGAAGAGTGAAAATAGCATCGTCCAGTGATCAAGATAGTTGGTGAAGACGGCGTGAGCCAGCTCTCGAAACGATGTGGCTAGGTAAAACCGGGAAGCCTACATCCATACCTTTCTAGTGGCTGGCCAATGTTCTTGTCCCGGACTTCTTGATGTGGCAGCTATTCTCTTTAAGTAGTATTTCCCACTTTTAATTGATAATTATTTTATCAAAGAAATGATTTCGCTTGACAGCCCCTACCTCCCGTGAGAGAATTATCAGGCCCTGTCGGAAAGGGAAAGATGGATTTTTTCCGACAAGATGACCTAAGTGCTAGTGAAATCTCCCAACGCTGTACTTGAAATAATAACTACCAAGCTTTCAGCCTATCCAGGCCTGCGTTGGACGCGTATTTTCATTACATGAATCACTACGTTAAATTCTATCCTCGCGAATCGCTGTGCGTATTTGCTAGCTAATGCTTCGATGGTTGCTAATATCTGTCTGCGAAAGCCTTGCGAAAGTGGCTGGTCAAGCGAGTTCCCTGCGAGGCCGTCAAACAGGTAGGTCAGAAGAGGCGTCTATGCTACCTTCATAAGCGTTGATAAGAAACCTGAGGAGAAAGCGCGGTAGACAGGTGTACTTGTCGGCACGTCCTGTCTACCGGTTAATCACAGTCCATTTCTGGAGCGTGACGTATGCCCACTATACCTCAGATCATATCTGCTTTTCAACTAATACTTTTCCAAGCCTTTACGGAAAAACGCATGGCCAGCTATGCGTTGGCTATCTGGTGTTTCACGCAGAAGCTAAGCCTGCGCGGGCCTCCCTAAGGCGCTAAGTCCACAATTCACACCCACAATTCAATTGCTGCCAAGTCAGCTTCCCAATCAGGTTTAAATATTTCATAGGCGTAGTGTGCGCGCATAATCCTTCACCCTGACGTGATGTCAGATGGTCTTTATACAACTCTGGGTGCAAAGGTAAGTTATGGAAAAGGACATGCTGCTCCTCAAGGGAGATGAAGTCGAGTTCTTGCTCAAGGATCGCGAGGTGGAGTTGATTGAAAAGGTAGCTTTAGCCTACCAAGCACACGCAAACCAGTTGACATCACTGCCGCATTCCGTCTTCTTGCGTTTCCCCGGCAATGACAAAAACCGAATCATCGCCCTGCCGGCGTTCCTCGGTGATGGATTCGGCGTGGCTGGCATCAAATGGGTTTCCTCCTTTCCCGGCAATGCAGAGCTAGGCCTTGAACGGGCGTCGGCTGTCTTGATCCTAAATTCTATTAAAACCGGGCGTCCGGAAACCATTATCGAGGCGTCTATGATCAACGCCAAGCGCACCGCGGCGAGCGCGGCATTGGCGGCCAAGGTTTTATCGCAGGGTGAGACCGTCTATCGAGTAGGACTTGTCGGTTGCGGGCGGATCAACTTTGAAACGGCCAGGTTTCTGTTATCCGCGTTTGCCCTGGTGAAAGAGTTAGTCATTTTCGACGTGGACGCGGGGCAGGCCACGATCTTCAAAGATAAGTGCAGCGGTTTTGTCGAAAACATTCAGGTCGCCGGCGATGTTCGAGAAGTTCTGGCGGCTTGTCCTGTTGTATCATTCGCCACAACTGCTTTGACCCCGTGGGTATCGGATCTGGACGAGTGCGCGCCGGGGTCTGTAATACTTCATACCTCGCTTCGCGACCTTTCGCCGCAGGTGATCCTCTCTTATGACAATGTTGTAGACGATCTTGATCATGTGACTCGGGCCCAGACTTCGGTTCACCTGGCTCGAGAGAGCGTTGGAAATAGCAGCTTTCTCAGGTGCACTCTCGGCGACATCCTGACGGGCAGAGCGGCGCCCCGAAAGGACGCTTCGGGAATTGTCGTCTTTAGTCCCTTTGGGCTAGGTATCCTCGACCTTGCCGTGGGTAAGTTTTGCTGTGATCTCGCCCGGAAAGGAGGGATCGGTTCGACCGTCAATTCGTTCTTCCCAGAGCGTTGGACGGAGCGGACTGTGTAAAGAAGATGGAAGTAATGAGAAAAGGAATCATATCAGCCATAGGCTCGACACCCCTGGTCGAGATGACGGCGTTTTTTGGCGGCGCGACATTCCGGGTCTTCGGTAAGCTCGAAGCCCTCAACCCAGGCGGCAGTATCAAGGATCGGCCAGCATTCAAGATTATCGAGCGTGCCCTAGAAACCGGCGCAATACGACCGGGGTGGACCATTATTGAATCGAGTTCTGGAAACATGGGCATTGGACTCGCACAGGTGTGCCTCTACTACGGGCTGAGATTGATTTGTGTGGTTGACCCCAAGGTGACTTCTCAGAACCTCCGTCTCTTGCACGCCTATAGGGCCGAGACCGTCATGGTTTCGGAT
This genomic window from Blastocatellia bacterium contains:
- the sbnB gene encoding 2,3-diaminopropionate biosynthesis protein SbnB, whose amino-acid sequence is MEKDMLLLKGDEVEFLLKDREVELIEKVALAYQAHANQLTSLPHSVFLRFPGNDKNRIIALPAFLGDGFGVAGIKWVSSFPGNAELGLERASAVLILNSIKTGRPETIIEASMINAKRTAASAALAAKVLSQGETVYRVGLVGCGRINFETARFLLSAFALVKELVIFDVDAGQATIFKDKCSGFVENIQVAGDVREVLAACPVVSFATTALTPWVSDLDECAPGSVILHTSLRDLSPQVILSYDNVVDDLDHVTRAQTSVHLARESVGNSSFLRCTLGDILTGRAAPRKDASGIVVFSPFGLGILDLAVGKFCCDLARKGGIGSTVNSFFPERWTERTV
- a CDS encoding FecR domain-containing protein, which gives rise to MLQGARNPILLLAMLDLLVSLRGYGQSPDHSQSQLPSLIVSARAGDVTRVDGNVWLKRRGESSLLPLRIGKRLSSGDVVVTGDQGRAEWSLNVGSYFQVAAHSQVSVYEESPDQMHFDISQGEVFVIVGTFERGTVLEIDTPYALLTVTKRGSYRVRVSTNKDTEADVARGELQFADSKGQTGKVTKREHVRFFGIKK
- a CDS encoding sialidase family protein, whose translation is MAVARSTDGGKTYSAVTFFSFENGSNHFNDKPMITADTNLGSPFRDNVYIAWDAAAGGSAGGGIRVGSSTNHGASFNVTRADDPSGPGRSIGASPAVGTSGELYVSWNDYSANVIAFNRSFDGGKTWDQQRVVAPKVIPFDIAIPAESFRAALVYPVLDVDRSQGPFRGRLYCSWIDKTPTGTTDIYLSYSDDKGSTWSQPRTVADTLPIAVDRFNHWMSVDPVTGDVNVSFYDTRNDTTGFRYMTDVYLSQSRDGGRSWLSPNVRVSTQSSNEHDCGGVFPCQGINYGNQQGDYEGLVSYGGISYPVWTDSRRQLDRISGCSRGLGMEEVFTAKVKP